The sequence tgtagcagcagcctggatttgtgagaacagtccagggtcatattgcatttgggcctgagtgtctgcataattacctgaaccagttaacatatcaaaatcccaaccgtttcctgcctgttgatttcttttagctgtatctctacaattttcaaagaactctgacttccaaattaagtggtctcccccagaaagaactgccctgactaaggtattccagtctgtaggagtgagccaattctcagctacagattccactatagcaagagtatatggagcagtagccccatactgagaggcagcagtctttaactcttttataatagtaaaatcaaatccagtatgatgcctccaagcctgtccctgttCGTCTATGGTTTCAGTGACCGGAAAAACGTCTTTGGGGGAGGAGTCTTCTCTATGTCGGCTAGCAACTAACCCCCCTCttggaacatgttgtccaggccgctgaagtgggcgcaaggaaccctccatagcgtctgagttaggtattttttcatttcctgtttttagcttttggagcctaattatcaatgattgatgtaactcttcaagtttaatctgttcttctagttgagcaattttttgctttaattcttctttgggatctattgctgccataacaatgggtgcagaagcctcattatgtgtcttattatatgggggtgggtatgaagaacagggaggcaaatcagggttgtgatatttagccgcctcttcctctaaatcatcccaatttatatccgattgattaggcttattaatttcctcctccttttgaagcatctgtaaaattgggtatttttttggtttgttttcgtgtggtatttctttatctgttacagaaggagacttgatttcctcatgatcactttcgagggaaatgagatcttcctctgtatcttgcggaggctttgtgaggttagagcgggagctaacctttaaaatatgctctgtctgagcgaccgcagccatgacttgcggattggcctccttcttatctattaaatctctaatgaggttccaataagagaaggcggttacaggaattttttctggcccaaaagtattataatagtcctgaaaacaatcccctactctacgccatctttcaatatcaatagttccttcctgtgggaaccaagggcaagtgtcttttacaaaatcaaaaaatttaaacaaatcattacctttaacctttactccttgtatctttaaagcctcttttaattgtcctacatatatttgatgttggcttaattcttgtcccatttcggacgcgtcacttaccttcgattctgacgcggcaggttcccgcggtgatcggaagagtttgactccttttgtcttcgttagcggtcgaccgtcctttggcgtcctcttcctcacggagtccctcgtttccaggtccctgttcgggcgccacgtatcccggcccgcgggatagtcagtgtaggccctggaggagggggtgggaatttggggaacaagagacacgagaaatggagacaagacagtgctctgatcaagtctcgtttaatggtggtaatgcaatgccttatatacatttggaggggaaggggttgggctaaggcggaaatgaccTCATTGCAGAAGGCGTGGCCAGATAGGcttcggtttctccggtcggacgtcatgttgcgcctgcgctgtcaggtagtctTTTCACGGGCAcgggaaaaatgaatgaagaagaagcaggaataGCGCCATCTTTTAATGgcggtattaatacagggaagaaggtaaatctagggagaaggtgtggggtggaaatgaatatagctcaggcgtttaatctttaattattattcgctatggccggggcgtgcagctccggacatcTCCCCAGAGGCAAATGGCATTTGTACGTATTAGAGCAtacagacttttatttttaatgtttgaaacGCAAATGTTATCTTACAGAATATCTCTGcacattattttttatgtaaaaatgtatcTGGGAGATTGTTCATTATCAGTGTGTAAacagattcatttttctttctaaagactATAATTTCATTATGTGTGTGCAatctaatttatttaaattttgtagaattcgtattaatttttttcctcagtatGAGGCACTAGATTTCTCACATCCTTCAAGACACAGTCCATATTCAAACAAACTTGGCAAAGGTTTTTGGGAATAAATATAAAAGTCACTTTATGTGTCTTTTATGTATAAAggcatttataataatttttctaaGTAATATCAGTTcatcattcattttttatatCAGCTTatccttcttttttatgtattataGAAGCTAGCTATTtgtgaaataatttgtaaatatttttccaggCTTTCATTTATGTTTGTGTATGGTAATTTTTGTCATAcagaaaaaagttataattttatgtagtaggactaattaattttttttatcttctgGGTTTGTGTCATATTCAAACATGTCTTTTTCATTCTGAGGCTGTTAAAATTATCTTCCATTGTTCCCACCACAATTTTATGAtttagatttttacattttaaagatggATTCATCTGGAATTATTGTGGTGTAAGATACTGTAGAGTAGGTACTATTTTATTACTTTAGTGGAGGTTTTTACTTAGATGCAACAGTTTGGTtgaattatgaatattttctaatgttttaacTGTTTTTATTGTTACACAAAGTCTTaagtggagagagaaaaaatgaagaaatctgTCTTCTTCCATCTTGTGACTACTGGTGAGGGATCTTAAATTGgtcagagaagaggaagaggaaatgaagGTCGGTTGTTGAGAGAGTAGAGAAGAAGATACCAGCTAGAAGTTGGagaaaaaataagagcaaatattttcgtgtttctctatttttctcttagAGATTGATCTTTAAAGCACTCATTAGTgcataatgaaattttaaatctaataaaaagtatttcaaatataaaagaacatttttctaTATCTGATAACAAGATTAAGGTTGTATAAATTAACAGAAGAGAGATAAGAATGAGAGGGTGTTTTTCAATTTGGCAATGCTACTTGTGTAGAATAGAAGATGAGCAATTTTTCACTAAAGCTGAAAATACTTTTTGTTAACATCCAGTAAGTAGGTTTTAAATCTTTGAAGAAACCCTGAGAAATTGGAGATTTTGAAAACCCCATATTATGGGTTGAATTTTtctcctcactctgtcacccaggctggagtgcagcggcatgatctcagctcactgcaagctccgcctcctgcattcaagcaatcctcctgtctctacctcccaagtagatgggactacaggtgtgtctttacaccctgctaatttttgtatttttggtagagacacagtttcgccatgttggcaaggctggtcttgaactcctgacctcaagtaatctacctgccttggcctcccaaagtgctgggattacaggtgtgagccaccatgcccggccctgaaaatttctattttatgataAGATGAAATCTGGTTTTCTTCCCGTACCCAATTTAATCTTTAATAAAGGCATTGCaagttatatatattaatttttaatttttttttactattttggaGATATTTTGTTTATGAGAAGCTCATTAGATGTTGGCATTTAGAATAACTTAAATAAACTTCTAGTATACAATAGGAGAAAAAGTCAGTAATCATAACCTCTTATTTCCTATCAAAGATTATTAGAAGATATCTGTAATGCATCATTCAATATGGGGTATTGGGTTCACATGTTGgcataaaaatacaagttaaataaatgaagaatacaTGGCACACACAGTAAATAAATATTGACAACAATTATAGATGTATAGTTTGTTACAACTAGATCTGGTGATGCAATatgataaaaatctaaaaaaaccCATGGAATCCTAAAAAGGACAAATTTAGAAGTAGTTTAATTCCCATGCATTAATGTGGTTTGTGAGCTGGATATATcaatataatacataaaaaagaGCATTGCATTTGAAGTGAAAAGTTCTGAGATTAAATCTCAATTCTATTAATTTGGAGGCCTTAATTTTCTAATTTGCAAAACACTCTATTTTGCTAGGAGAGTTTCCCTGCTGTGGGCTATTTTGGCAAGCTGCTAAGTCCTACatagacccagtctcaaaaattgtgttttaaatgCTTCAGTTAAAATGCACAGGGTTACAAGGAAAGCAATGATATTAAACTGCAATTACCTAAGTAACATACAAATTTGCATTTTTGCAATAtataggctttttaaaattaacacatTAAATGACAAAAGTCAGCAAAGTGTCTTATAACTGCAATATGTCCAAATTAGTGATAATTTCAATTGATATTTCAATGTTTTGGCAATAACTGAAATATGATACGAAAACATCTGATTTTATTTGGTTACAAAGTTACAAGTACTACTAATATTGTAACAAATGTTATTCGGTTCCTGGCCTATTTCATAATTGAATGGAATGTTGCATTTCAGTTAGAAGCAAGTGAAAataaagatgcttttttttttttttcttctggtttacCAAGTTCACAGATCTTAAATTCTTTCTGTGGATCTCGGGATAAGAACCTTTGGGCATTAGGATCTTTAGGTTGTTTTCTCAGTTTCAAATATAATGATTTATCCATGATCCTTCAATTGTTTACATGTTCACATTGCCCAGGACTACATCTATAAAGTTCTAAACTAAAAATGTTATAACAAAATTTTGTCAAATTACCTCCAGCTAACCAAATAACACAATTCTCCTCACTACCATTAGTTAgaaattaaagtttaatttttcacTAGTTTTAATGAACATTTCTTAACAAACAAAAAGGTGACCTACCTATCATCTAAGACTGCCTATGTTAGTCAGAGTTccccaaagaaacaaaatcaatagGATCTATCTTGCTatagactaaatgtttgtgtcccctcaaaattaaTACGTTGAAGACAAAATAACATGTTGATGTTATTTGCAGGTTGAGCCTTTGGAAAGTACATAGGTCATAAGGATGGAGCCCCAGTGAATGACATTAATGCCCTTATCAAAAGAGAGGTAGATACaagatctctctctttttctgctcGTCATCATGTAAGGATACCATGGGAAACTggcatctgcaaaccaggaagaaggcctTCTCTAGAACTTACCATGATGGCACCTTgatgaacttcccagcctccagagtcaTTAaagatatatttctgttgtttaagccacctgttATGGCATTCGGTTATAGCTGCCCAGACTAaccaatacacacatacacacacacacacactttatatataaatacattaacaACATGTAATTACATGGTAATATATAACTatatgaatttgtgtgtgtgtgtgtgtgtgtgtgtatgtatttgtacaTATAAGGATATTTATTATAAGAATTTGGCTCACCAAGTTATGATGGCTGACAAGCCCAGAGATCTGCGGTTGGAAAGATACAGAACTAAGAGAGACAGTAGTGTAGCACTAGTCTGAGTTTGAAGGTCTGAGCACCAGGAAAGCTATTAAGTTTCAGTCCAAAAGCCAACAGGTTTGACACCCTTATAAAGCTTATTTTTGGGGGGTTCTGaaccaaagaaaggaaaagatcgATGTTGTAGTTCAAGGCGGTCAGATAGAAGGAGTTCTCCCACTCCCCTTTCTTGTGGGAAGGTCATTCAGGTCTTCAGCTGATGAGATGAGGGGCGTCCACATTgaggagggcaatctgctttactcagtctgtCAATTCAATGTTAATTTCATCTAATAACACTCTCATAGACACTCAGAAtgatgtttgaccaaatatctgggcatcccatggcccagccaagttgacacttaaaattaaccatcacacagcCCTATAGCAAAAAATCATTCTTTAAACATCATTGGTATCATTGTAATAATTGGTACATTAGTATACTGTAAAAACCAggaaaaacagtgaaataaattatttctacaaaATTGAACTTACAAAACTATAACTGAAATGAAAGTGACTTAATTTTATTATGGGATATAGACTatggcatttttattttgagtGCTAAACTTTTCTTGCCGTTCAAGTAAATAATCAACTTAGATTTCCTATGCATGTAAATGCTTATGTACGCAGGAGAAAGCAGAATGtggggaaataaaacatttgaattattaaacagattttttaaatacttttagaaACTGGTCAATGTGTCCTGGCATCACTATTTAACTAATGCAaatattgacttatttttttGTTATCTCACTTACATGATCATTTGCTATGAAGTTTTGCCTTTCAGTTTAAAATTGTACTTGCAAAGAGCATGCAGATTTAGGAGTGAGGTAGTGATTTCATTTCAGGTCTTCTATTGACTTGTGGGTGGAAAATTAAGCCAGTGACATAACCATGGTCCTTGCCTAAACTTGCTCATTTTATGAACTGGAATAAAAATTCTTGTTATCAAACATTAAATATGAGGCATTTTGAACTCCTTGGATGAAATTCTTAATATGCATTTACTCAGCcttgtaaataaatttaaaaaattaattgacctGCACAAATTTGTTGCCAACCTCCCCTCTTCCATGGTGCTTAACTTccagtaaaatgaagaaaattaacatttcttCCTACTTGTCTCTCAGATATTAACGCTTATGAGGGTTTAGTAGATCAATGTCTGTTACCTCACATGGATCTATCATAATCCACTGAAGTGCTGAGGAAAAACAATTCACATTAGGATTGAATATAGATTTACGATCACTTCAGGTCTGTGAATTTGGCCTTAAATTCATTACCTTAAAGTAATGAATAATGAAGATTTAGATAATAGTGTTTCTATGCCAGGAATGTTTTTCTCTTAAGGGAAATCCCTAGATAAAATGacctgggggaaaaaaacttcTCAAATCTGCAAATTGGGTTCCTGGCTTTTGGGTTATCTGGGCAACTTGGGCTATCTGACTTTTTAACTTTGAAGCTAGTTAGAAACAAAAGcatgaaaagacaaaatgaaCACAGGCTTGAGGGTAACATGCTACTTCCCCTCATCACTGGTTAAATTAGTGAGAGAAGGAAGTAAAGAATGAAGTAGacaaagagagaggaggagagaaggttGTGTGTGGAGTGGGGATGGGGTGGTGGAATGGTGAATTAAGTCCTCTGCAAGGCCATCAGAGAAACTCGGTTCAGTAGGTGAGAAACAGGCTCCAGGAGTATTCCTCAGGAAACTGTGTTGTCCCTGAAGTCCCCATCTTGGTTTGGCTTTCTTGAAGCATTTTCCCTCCCTTTGGGCTTAGGACATGAGGCGACTCAAAAGTTAAGTGCTCCCAGCATGGGTCATGCAACCCTTTTTTTCTATATGCTGTCCCCTCTCCACAAATAGTCCACATGTAGCATCAGATATGTAGTTTAATAGATCTTAACcctcaaaataaaattgtaagatATATCTAGATAATGCTCACTCTGTTGCCTTCTTAGTTGGTTTACCgcccccctgcccctgcccctgcccctgcccccaaaaAAGTTTTTGTGTGGCAGAGGCAGCAACATAAacctttagggaaaaaaattcgACTTTTAAATAAATAGGCAAGGCAGAGCAAACTATAGTAGGAAGAATGCAGAAATATTTGGGGGAGTGTAATCTTGAAAGCTGAATGCTGCCCTTTTGATTTACCTGAACAATACAAAACATGTAAATATGTGCTTAAAGGAAACCATGGAAATGGAATGCAATGAAAATACTGAAGTTATATAATAGTGTGTcgggaattggtgggttcttggtctcactgacttcaagaatgaagctgtggatcctcgtggtgagtgttacagttcttaaacgtgtgtgtctggagtttgttccttcagatattCAGATGTGTCTAGAGCTTCATCCTTCTGgcgggttcatggtctcgctgtcaggagtgaagctgcaaacCTCCGTGGTGAGTATTATAGCTCTTAAAGGCAGTGCGTTTGGAGTTGttcttcctggtgggttcgtggtctcactggcttcaggagtcaAGCTACAGACCTTCAGGGTAAGTGTTACAACTCATAAGagcagcgtggacccaaagagtgagcagcaacaagatttagagtaaagaacaaaagaacaaagcttccacaatgtggaaggggaccccagaggGTTGGCACTGGCTGGTTAGGGCTGCCTGCTTtcattcccttatctggccccacccacatcctgctgattggtccattttacagagagctgattggtccactttacagagagccgattggtccgttttgacagagtgctgattggtaccgttgcaatccttgagctagacacagagtcacagagtgctagttagctagatgcacagttagctagatacagagtacctaCCGGTGCGTTTACAAActttgagctagacacagagtactgattggtgcatttacaatccttgagctagacacagagtcacagagtgctagtcctccaagtctccactaggttagctggatacagagtaccaattggtgtattcacaaaccctgagctagacagagtgctaattggtgtatttacaaaccctgagctagacacagagtgctgattggtgcacatacgaTCCTCTGGCTATATATAAAAGTTCTCCACCTCCCCATCCAGTTCAGGAAGCCAGCTGaatcctgcaccagggctgcaggtggagctgtcCACCAGTCCCGAGCCACGCCTGCACCcttcagcccttgggctgtccaTGGGATCGGGTGCCAGGGAGCAGGGGGCAGTGCCCGTCTGCGAGGCTCAGGCCGGGAGGAAGCCCACTGCAGGGGAAGGAGCTCAGACATGtcgggctgcaggtcctgagccctgccccgcCGGGAGGCAACCAAACCCCCCGTGAGAATTTGAGTACAGTGCCGGCAggctggcactgctgggggacccggcacaacccctgcagctgctggcctgggtgctaagcccctcactgccctgggccgtcGGTGCAGGGCAGCTGCTCCGAGTGCAGGGCCCGCCGAGCCCGTGCCAGCAGGAACTCACACTGGCCCGCGAGCACAGCCCTGGTTCCCACtggtgcctctccctccacacctccccacaagcacAAGGAGGAGGCTCCAGTCCCAGTCatcccagagaggggctcccacagtgctgtggCAGATGGAAGGACCCCTCAAGCGTGGCCAGAGTGGACACTGAGGCCGAGGAGGCcccgagagtgagggctgctagcacttTGTCACTTATCaatagtgagaggtgacaatgtgctggCAGCCCTCACTCTCGGTGCCTCCTCCACCTGGGCATCCGCTCTGgcagtgcttgaggagcccttcagcctgccactgtACCGTGGGAGCCACTCACTGGGCTGGCCGAGTCTGGAGTTGGCTCCCTCTACTTGCTAGgatgtgtggagggagaggcgcaggTGGGAACTGGGGCCATGCGCGGCACTCACAGGCCAGCGTGAGTTGCAATGGGCACGGGGGCAGGCTCCTCAGGCCCCCACTTGGAGCAGCAGGCTGGCACTGCTCGCCCAGGgtagtgaggggcttagcacccaggccagcagctgcggaggttgcgcTGGGTCCTCCAGCACTGCTGGCCCTCATGCACTGCTCTTGAGTTCTCCcggggcctcagctgcctccctgcgGGACAgagctcgggacctgcagcccgccatgtctgagcCCCTCCACTCTGTCGTGGGTACCTCCGTGGCCCCAGCCTCCCCGACGAGTGCCTCCCCCTGCGTTGTGGTGCCCAATCCCATCAGCCATCCAAGGGTTGAGGAGTGCAGGCACAGGGTGCGGGACTGGTGGGCAACTTGGCCTGCAGCCCCGATGTGGGATCCACTAGGTGCAGCCAGCTGGGCCCCTGAGTCtagtagggacttggagaacctttatgtctagctaagggattgtaaacacaccaatcagtactctgtgactagctcaaggtttgtaaatacaccaatcagtactctgtatctagctaacctagtggggacttggagaacttttccagctagcactctgtgtctagctcaggtaTTGTAAATGCActagtcagcactctgtgtctagctcagggtttgtcaATACACCAGTCAGCACtgtgtgtctagctcagggtttgtaaatacgccaatcagcaccctgtgtctagctcaaggtttgtaaatacaccaatcagtactctgtatctagctaacctagtgagGACTTCAggacttttctgtctagcactctgtgtctagctcagggatagtaaacgcaccaatcagcactctgtcaaaacggaccaatcaacactctgtaaaatggaccaatcagctctctgtaaaatggaccaaccagcaggatgtgggtggggccagataagggaataaaggCAGTCTGCCTGAGCTAGCTACTGACAACCTGCTGGGTTATTATTTTAGTGTGTACAATAAATCTTGCCActgttcactctttgggtccacggtggtctttatgagctgtaatactcaccatgagggtctgcaccttcactcttgaagtcagcgagaccacgaagcCACCAGAAGGAACACGTTCTGGACTACAttgtttaagaactgtaacactcaccgggaGGGTCTGcagtttcattcttgaagtcagtgagaccaagaacccaccaattccagacacaatagTAGCTATAGCAAGAACAGAGAGACTAGAAGAGAACTCCCAGTGGCTTCAAAAATAGCAGGCTGAGGCTAAACCAGAACTGTGCTCTATGTAACTGTTAGAGTAAACAAATGTTGCCAGTAGCTGGGcccagtagtcccagctgttcaggaggctgaggtaggattgcTTAAACGCAGAAGGTcaagctcagcctgggcaacatttggcaacatagggagacttcatcttgaaaataaaaataagaattgcaGGGATTGATTGGAGTGGGGTCATTTGTGCAATCTTAGAAACACGCATATGTGAGAAACACCTTTTGTCAGAGGGCAGCTATTACG is a genomic window of Macaca mulatta isolate MMU2019108-1 chromosome 2, T2T-MMU8v2.0, whole genome shotgun sequence containing:
- the LOC144338953 gene encoding uncharacterized protein LOC144338953; its protein translation is MSELLPLQWASSRPEPRRRALPPAPWHPIPWTAQGLKGAGVARDWWTAPPAALVQDSAGFLNWMGRAYTDYPAGRDTWRPNRDLETRDSVRKRTPKDGRPLTKTKGVKLFRSPREPAASESKKMKPNMKFLWRIIALYNIVTVYAGFGDPRKAKELLRKQYGQPCDCRGGQISEPPSDRITQVTCTGKTAYLMPNQLWKYLPSSLY